Proteins encoded in a region of the Vicia villosa cultivar HV-30 ecotype Madison, WI linkage group LG5, Vvil1.0, whole genome shotgun sequence genome:
- the LOC131602373 gene encoding uncharacterized protein LOC131602373 — MILKNLMEEKQLDFNQPLLSVRRVSSTASSENDGKRKIEKATSKRTRLPAYKSELKSGPVSNPGSVPFVWEKSPGRPKNEGKLQTREEPLVAPKLPPGRVLKVEQQDFDKSSKGASVTQSRTDSTVSNSISVASLDSKEENHEDRKEVALKKENSGSDNEDETYLDALETLSRAESLFMNCSVSGLSGCDDREAQPSESFLADQQARDFMIGRFLPAAKAMASEMPHTQYASKKPYVRQEQPRLLPKIESVAKSRPMDQKWRNILPHYAQNTGQDESEDESDDNDKYESYAPKVCGLFPRFCLLNPLPGLRVEDDKNVNSAIHGMQGKSIASSRRTAKEHLRTANYGEKSQSGFTKENGFLHNQEKSKHAIDPHRRGVDKSSGSDRNQFEPTCESPAVEKTLYVDSVQKVSSEMKCRTDHREDGFNTLRKYTSMDKNLLIGSSNEDNKHMVAVNEKPALQPKGSMFLDSSLLFCSEKPSDDMQMKKMTNHSNKINTEKQESNLDHDFSKVSVVEMAEHKKIESKNEVPSNKISSNGMTQNPAPWRNLKLASDSDFCLKIQRAAKLADQDCVHVHDSNENPSNLTSLKAVGGRENGSENQFPMKLGQSVRSNTSSLKLPLTLPSPKGPSESWLKRTLPTASSKSMSSRSNLAASFHTAAQTSNSALPDPKWGIIVKSSKAQHGHLRFAEELAPIPEA, encoded by the exons ATGATACTGAAAAATCTAATGGAAGAAAAGCAGTTGGATTTTAATCAGCCACTTTTATCTGTCAGGCGAGTCTCATCGACAGCATCATCTGAGAATGATGGTAAAAGGAAAATTGAAAAGGCAACATCGAAACGAACTCGTCTTCCTGCTTACAAATCAGAGTTAAAATCAGGTCCAGTGAGTAATCCAGGATCTGTTCCTTTTGTATGGGAGAAGTCTCCTGGAAGACCGAAGAATGAAGGGAAATTACAAACAAGGGAAGAACCTCTTGTTGCTCCTAAGCTTCCACCGGGAAGGGTTTTAAAAGTCGAACAACAAGATTTCGATAAAAGTTCTAAGGGCGCATCTGTTACTCAGTCCAGAACAGATAGCACTGTTTCCAACTCTATCAGTGTTGCATCTTTGGATAGTAAAGAGGAAAATCACGAAGACCGAAAAGAAGTGGCTCTCAAAAAGGAAAATTCTGGTTCGGATAATGAGGACGAGACCTATCTAGATGCTCTTGAAACACTTTCCAGAGCTGAATCATTATTCATGAACTGCAGTGTGAGTGGCTTGAGTGGATGCGACGATAGAGAGGCTCAACCATCTGAAAGTTTTTTGGCAGATCAACAGGCTCGTGATTTCATGATTGGTAGGTTCTTGCCTGCAGCAAAGGCAATGGCTTCTGAAATGCCTCATACTCAATACGCGTCGAAGAAACCATATGTTAGACAAGAACAACCTAGACTGCTACCTAAAATAGAAAGTGTAGCCAAGTCCCGTCCTATGGATCAGAAGTGGAGAAATATTTTGCCACATTATGCACAAAACACAGGCCAGGATGAAAGTGAAGATGAaagtgatgataatgataaatatgAAAGCTATGCACCAAAAGTTTGTGGTTTATTTCCTCGGTTCTGCCTTTTGAATCCATTACCAGGATTAAGAGTGGAGGATGATAAGAATGTAAATTCTGCAATTCATGGAATGCAGGGTAAATCAATTGCTTCTAGCAGAAGAACTGCAAAAGAG CATCTCAGAACTGCTAATTATGGGGAAAAGTCCCAATCTGGCTTTACAAAAGAGAACGGTTTTTTGCATAATCAGGAAAAATCTAAGCATGCCATTGATCCACATCGAAGAGGTGTCGACAAATCATCAGGCTCTGACAGAAATCAATTTGAACCAACCTGTGAAAGCCCTGCTGTTGAGAAAACTCTATATGTGGACTCTGTCCAAAAGGTTTCTTCTGAAATGAAGTGTAGAACTGATCACAGAGAGGACGGTTTCAATACTTTAAGAAAATACACTAGCATGGATAAAAATCTTTTAATAGGTTCTTCAAATGAGGATAACAAACACATGGTTGCTGTGAATGAGAAACCAGCATTACAGCCAAAAGGTTCAATGTTTCTTGATTCATCTCTCCTGTTTTGTTCTGAAAAACCAAGTGATGATatgcaaatgaagaaaatgactaatcattcaaacaaaataaacacaGAAAAGCAAGAAAGTAACCTAGATCATGATTTTAGTAAGGTGTCAGTGGTAGAAATGGCCGAACATAAGAAAATAGAGTCGAAAAATGAAGTTCCAAGCAATAAAATAAGTTCCAATGGCATGACTCAGAATCCTGCTCCATGGAGAAACTTGAAATTGGCTAGTGATTCAGATTTTTGTTTGAAGATCCAGCGGGCTGCAAAATTGGCTGATCAAGATTGTGTTCATGTTCACGATTCTAATGAGAATCCTAGTAATTTGACTAGCTTAAAGGCGGTAGGTGGCAGGGAGAATGGCTCAGAAAACCAGTTTCCTATGAAGCTAGGCCAATCAGTGAGATCAAATACAAGCTCTTTGAAGCTTCCTCTTACCCTTCCTTCGCCAAAGGGTCCTTCAGAGTCTTGGCTTAAGCGCACTTTACCTACAGCTTCCTCCAAGAGTATGTCTTCACGGTCTAACCTCGCCGCCAGCTTTCATACAGCAGCTCAAACTTCCAATTCAGCATTACCGGACCCCAAGTGGGGAATAATCGTTAAATCTTCGAAAGCTCAGCATGGGCACCTGCGGTTTGCGGAG GAACTGGCGCCGATTCCGGAAGCTTGA